A part of Grus americana isolate bGruAme1 chromosome 33, bGruAme1.mat, whole genome shotgun sequence genomic DNA contains:
- the SMARCA4 gene encoding transcription activator BRG1 isoform X2, with product MSTPDPPLGGTPRPGPSPGPGPSPGAMLGPSPGPSPGSAHSMMGPSPGPPSAGHPLPPQGPGGYAQDNMHQMHKPMDSMHEKGITDDPRYGQMKGMGMRPGGHAGMGPPPSPMDQHSQGYPSPLGGSEHASSPVPANGPSSGPQLSSGPGGVPLDGTDPQALGQQNRGPTPFNQNQLHQLRAQIMAYKMLARGQPLPDHLQMAVQGKRPMPGMQQQMPTLPPPSVSGTGPVQGPVQGPGPGPTPPNYNRPHGIGGPNMPPPGPSGVPPGMPGQPPGGPPKPWPEGPMANAAAPTSAPQKLIPPQPTGRPSPAPPAVPPAASPVMPPQTQSPGQPAQPAPMVQLHQKQNRITPIQKPRGLDPVEILQEREYRLQARIAHRIQELENLPGSLAGDLRTKATIELKALRLLNFQRQLRQEVVVCMRRDTALETALNAKAYKRSKRQSLREARITEKLEKQQKIEQERKRRQKHQEYLNSILQHAKDFKEYHRSVTGKIQKLTKAVATYHANTEREQKKENERIEKERMRRLMAEDEEGYRKLIDQKKDKRLAYLLQQTDEYVANLTELVRQHKAAQVAKEKKKKKKKKKAENAEGQTPAIGPDGEPLDETSQMSDLPVKVIHVESGKILTGTDAPKAGQLEAWLEMNPGYEVAPRSDSEESGSEEEEEEEEEEQPQPAQPALPVEEKKKIPDPDSDDVSEVDARHIIENAKQDVDDEYGVSQALARGLQSYYAVAHAVTERVDKQSTLMVNGVLKQYQIKGLEWLVSLYNNNLNGILADEMGLGKTIQTIALITYLMEHKRINGPFLIIVPLSTLSNWAYEFDKWAPSVVKVSYKGSPAARRAFVPQLRSGKFNVLLTTYEYIIKDKHILAKIRWKYMIVDEGHRMKNHHCKLTQVLNTHYVAPRRLLLTGTPLQNKLPELWALLNFLLPTIFKSCSTFEQWFNAPFAMTGEKVDLNEEETILIIRRLHKVLRPFLLRRLKKEVEAQLPEKVEYVIKCDMSALQRVLYRHMQAKGVLLTDGSEKDKKGKGGTKTLMNTIMQLRKICNHPYMFQHIEESFSEHLGFTGGIVQGLDLYRASGKFELLDRILPKLRATNHKVLLFCQMTSLMTIMEDYFAYRGFKYLRLDGTTKAEDRGMLLKTFNEPGSEYFIFLLSTRAGGLGLNLQSADTVIIFDSDWNPHQDLQAQDRAHRIGQQNEVRVLRLCTVNSVEEKILAAAKYKLNVDQKVIQAGMFDQKSSSHERRAFLQAILEHEEQDENRYSAGSGSGSASFPHTASTLCLNAELEEPPLKEEDEVPDDETVNQMIARHEEEFDLFMRMDLDRRREEARNPKRKPRLMEEDELPSWIIKDDAEVERLTCEEEEEKMFGRGSRHRKEVDYSDSLTEKQWLKVYMAIEEGTLEEIEEEVRQKKSSRKRKRDTDVGSATPTTSTRSRDKDDDSKKQKKRGRPPAEKLSPNPPNLTKKMKKIVDAVIKYKDSSGRQLSEVFIQLPSRKELPEYYELIRKPVDFKKIKERIRNHKYRSLNDLEKDVMLLCQNAQTFNLEGSLIYEDSIVLQSVFTSVRQKIEKEEESEGEDSEEEEEGEEEGSESESRSVKVKIKLGRKEKAQDRLKGRRRTSRGSRAKPVVSDDDSEEEQEEDRSGSGTEED from the exons ATGTCGACTCCGGATCCTCCGCTGGGAGGAACCCCTCGGCCGGGTCCCTCTCCGGGGCCGGGTCCGTCCCCGGGGGCGATGCTGGGTCCCAGCCCCGGTCCTTCTCCCGGTTCCGCACACAGCATGATGGGACCCAGCCCCGGGCCGCCCTCGGCGGGACACCCGCTGCCGCCCCAGGGGCCGGGGGGCTACGCTCAGGACAACATGCATCAGATGCACAAG CCCATGGACTCCATGCACGAGAAGGGAATAACCGACGATCCTCGCTACGGCCAGATGAAAGGGATGGGAATGCGGCCCGGCGGGCACGCGGGAATGGGTCCTCCCCCGAGCCCGATGGATCAGCACTCGCAAG gtTACCCTTCTCCGCTCGGCGGTTCCGAACACGCCTCGAGTCCCGTTCCGGCGAACGGTCCGTCCTCCGGCCCTCAGCTATCCTCGGGTCCCGGAGGAGTCCCCTTGGACGGTACCGATCCCCAAGCTCTGGGACAACAAAACCGGGGTCCGACCCCTTTTAACCAGAACCAGTTACACCAGTTAAGAGCTCAGATCATGGCTTACAAGATGCTGGCGAGGGGCCAGCCCCTGCCCGACCACCTTCAGATGGCGGTGCAGGGAAAACGACCCATGCCCGGAATGCAGCAGCAAATGCCGACACTACCTCCGCCTTCCGTATCCGGGACAGGACCAGTGCAAGGACCAGTGCAAGGGCCTGGACCGGGACCGACACCTCCAAACTATAACAGACCTCACG GTATCGGAGGGCCTAACATGCCCCCTCCCGGACCCTCAGGAGTTCCCCCGGGAATGCCCGGGCAACCCCCCGgcggcccccccaaaccctggcCGGAAG GACCGATGGCGAACGCCGCAGCCCCCACTAGCGCACCTCAGAAACTGattcccccccagcccaccgGCCGGCCCTCGCCAGCCCCTCCGGCGGTGCCGCCCGCCGCGTCGCCCGTGATGCCGCCGCAGACGCAGTCCCCGGGTCAGCCGGCGCAGCCGGCTCCCATGGTGCAGCTCCACCAGAAACAGAACCGCATCACGCCGATCCAGAAACCCAGAGGACTCGATCCGGTGGAAATCCTGCAGGAGAGGGAGTACAG gctGCAAGCTCGAATCGCTCACAGGATCCAAGAGCTGGAAAACCTTCCCGGCTCGCTGGCCGGTGACCTGAGAACCAAAGCAACCATTGAACTGAAAGCACTAAGGCTGCTTAATTTTCAGCGACAG CTGCGTCAGGAAGTCGTGGTGTGCATGAGGCGAGACACGGCCCTGGAGACGGCCCTGAACGCCAAGGCGTACAAGCGCAGCAAGCGGCAGTCCCTGCGCGAGGCTCGCATCACCgagaagctggagaagcagcagaagatCGAGCAGGAACGGAAACGCAGGCAGAAGCACCAG GAATACCTCAACAGCATCCTCCAGCACGCTAAAGATTTCAAGGAATACCATCGCTCCGTCACGGGCAAGATTCAGAAGCTGACCAAGGCGGTGGCTACTTACCACGCCAACACGGAGCGGgagcagaagaaggaaaacGAGAGGATCGAGAAGGAGAGGATGCGCCGTCTGATG GCGGAGGATGAGGAAGGGTACCGCAAGCTGATCGATCAGAAGAAGGACAAGCGCTTGGCCTACCTGCTGCAGCAGACGGACGAGTACGTAGCCAACCTGACGGAGCTGGTGCGGCAGCACAAGGCcgcgcaggtggccaaggagaagaagaagaagaagaaaaagaag aAGGCAGAGAACGCGGAAGGGCAGACGCCGGCCATCGGGCCAGATGGTGAA CCGCTGGATGAGACGAGCCAAATGAGCGACCTCCCTGTCAAAGTGATCCACGTGGAGAGCGGCAAGATCCTCACCGGCACCGACGCGCCGAAAGCCGGGCAGCTGGAAGCCTGGCTGGAGATGAACCCCGG GTACGAAGTAGCTCCGAGATCTGACAGTGAAGAAAGCGGgtcggaggaggaggaggag gaggaggaagaggagcaacCACAACCCGCTCAGCCCGCCCTGCCcgtggaggagaagaaaaaaatccccgaCCCGGACAGCGACGACGTCTCGGAAGTGGACGCCAGACACATTATCGA GAACGCTAAGCAAGATGTCGATGACGAATACGGGGTGTCCCAAGCTCTGGCGAGGGGCTTGCAGTCGTACTACGCCGTGGCCCACGCCGTCACCGAGAGGGTGGACAAGCAATCCACGCTGATGGTCAACGGAGTCCTCAAGCAGTACCAG atcAAAGGTTTGGAGTGGCTGGTGTCCCTGTACAACAACAACCTGAACGGCATCCTGGCAGATGAGATGGGGCTGGGCAAAACCATCCAGACCATCGCTTTAATCACATACCTCATGGAGCACAAACGGATCAACGGACCCTTCCTCATCATAGTACCTCTCTC aaCTCTGTCGAATTGGGCGTATGAGTTTGACAAATGGGCTCCTTCTGTGGTGAAGGTCTCGTACAAG GGCTCTCCAGCAGCAAGACGGGCATTTGTACCTCAGCTCCGAAGCGGGAAATTCAACGTCTTGCTCACAACTTACGAGTATATCATCAAAGATAAGCACATCCTGGCTAAG ATCCGCTGGAAGTACATGATCGTGGACGAGGGTCACAGGATGAAGAACCACCACTGCAAACTCACCCAGGTCCTCAACACGCACTACGTGGCTCCTCGGCGTTTGTTGTTGACGGGAACCCCCTTGCAGAACAAACTCCcggagctgtgggctctgctcAATTTCCTCCTGCCCACCATCTTCAAGAGCTGCAGCACGTTCGAGCAGTGGTTTAACGCCCCTTTCGCCATGACGGGAGAAAAG GTGGACCTGAACGAAGAAGAAACCATCCTGATCATTCGGCGCCTGCACAAAGTGCTGCGCCCTTTCCTGCTGCGGAGGCTGAAGAAGGAAGTAGAAGCGCAGCTGCCTGAAAAG GTGGAATACGTCATCAAGTGCGACATGTCCGCTCTGCAGAGGGTCCTCTACAGGCACATGCAGGCCAAGGGCGTGCTGCTCACGGACGGCTCCGAGAAGGACAAAAAG GGCAAAGGCGGTACGAAAACCCTGATGAACACCATCATGCAGCTGCGGAAGATCTGTAACCACCCCTACATGTTCCAGCACATagag GAATCCTTTTCCGAGCACTTGGGGTTCACGGGAGGTATCGTGCAAGg gcTGGATTTGTACCGAGCCTCGGGCAAATTTGAACTCCTGGACAGAATTCTCCCCAAATTACGAGCCACCAACCATAAGGTGCTGCTCTTCTGCCAGATGACCTCCCTCATGACCATCATGGAAGATTACTTTGCTTACCGCGGATTCAAATACCTCAGGCTGGACG GAACCACTAAGGCGGAGGACCGGGGCATGTTGTTAAAGACTTTCAATGAGCCAGGCTCCGAgtacttcatttttttactgAGCACGCGGGCTGGCGGGCTGGGTCTGAACCTCCAGTCTGCCGACACTGTGATTATCTTTGACAGCGACTGGAACCCTCACCAG GACCTGCAGGCGCAAGACCGAGCTCACCGCATCGGGCAGCAGAACGAAGTGCGCGTTCTCCGGCTCTGCACCGTCAACAGCGTGGAGGAGAAGATCCTTGCCGCCGCCAAATACAAGCTGAACGTTGATCAGAAGGTTATCCAAGCCGGCATGTTTGACCAGAAATCCTCGAGCCACGAACGAAGAGCTTTCCTCCAGGCTATCTTGGAACACGAGGAGCAGGACGAG AACAGATACAGCGCGGGCAGCGGCAGTGGCAGTGCAAGCTTCCCCCACACTGCCTCGACCCTGTGCCTGAACGCTGAGTTGGAGGAACCACCTCTAAAG GAAGAAGACGAAGTTCCCGACGACGAAACGGTCAACCAGATGATTGCGCGGCACGAAGAGGAGTTTGACCTTTTCATG CGCATGGACCTGGACCGCAGGCGGGAAGAAGCGCGAAACCCCAAGCGCAAACCGCGCCTGATGGAGGAAGACGAGCTGCCGTCGTGGATCATCAAGGACGATGCCGAGGTGGAGAGGTTGACgtgtgaggaagaggaggagaagatgtTTGGGCGAGGCTCGCGGCACCGTAAGGAGGTGGATTACAGTGACTCGCTGACGGAGAAGCAGTGGCTCAAGGTATACATG GCGATCGAGGAGGGTACGCTGGAGGAGATCGAGGAGGAGGTGCGCCAGAAAAAATCCTCCCGTAAACGCAAGCGGGATACGGACGTCGGCTCCGCCAcccccaccaccagcacccGCAGCCGGGATAAGGACGACGAtagcaaaaagcagaagaaacgTGGCAGGCCGCCGGCGGAGAAACtctccccaaacccccccaacctcaccaaaaaaatgaagaagatcGTGGACGCCGTCATCAAGTACAAGGACAG cagtggaCGGCAGCTCAGCGAAGTTTTCATCCAGCTGCCTTCCCGCAAGGAGCTGCCGGAATACTACGAGCTCATCCGCAAGCCCGTCGACTTCAAGAAAATCAAG GAGCGAATCCGTAACCACAAGTACCGGAGCCTGAACGACCTGGAGAAGGACGTCATGCTGCTGTGCCAGAACGCGCAGACCTTCAACCTCGAGGGCTCCCTG ATCTACGAGGACTCCATCGTCCTCCAGTCCGTCTTCACCAGCGTGAGGCAGAAAAtcgagaaggaggaggagagcgaaGGCGAGgacagcgaggaggaggaggaaggcgaAGAGGAAGGCTCCGAATCCGAGT cccgctcGGTGAAGGTGAAGATCAAGCTGGGGCGGAAGGAGAAGGCGCAGGACCGGCTGAAGGGCCGTCGGCGTACCAGCCGCGGCTCCCGCGCCAAGCCCGTGGTGAGCGACGACGACAgcgaggaggagcaggaggag
- the SMARCA4 gene encoding transcription activator BRG1 isoform X1: protein MSTPDPPLGGTPRPGPSPGPGPSPGAMLGPSPGPSPGSAHSMMGPSPGPPSAGHPLPPQGPGGYAQDNMHQMHKPMDSMHEKGITDDPRYGQMKGMGMRPGGHAGMGPPPSPMDQHSQGYPSPLGGSEHASSPVPANGPSSGPQLSSGPGGVPLDGTDPQALGQQNRGPTPFNQNQLHQLRAQIMAYKMLARGQPLPDHLQMAVQGKRPMPGMQQQMPTLPPPSVSGTGPVQGPVQGPGPGPTPPNYNRPHGIGGPNMPPPGPSGVPPGMPGQPPGGPPKPWPEGPMANAAAPTSAPQKLIPPQPTGRPSPAPPAVPPAASPVMPPQTQSPGQPAQPAPMVQLHQKQNRITPIQKPRGLDPVEILQEREYRLQARIAHRIQELENLPGSLAGDLRTKATIELKALRLLNFQRQLRQEVVVCMRRDTALETALNAKAYKRSKRQSLREARITEKLEKQQKIEQERKRRQKHQEYLNSILQHAKDFKEYHRSVTGKIQKLTKAVATYHANTEREQKKENERIEKERMRRLMAEDEEGYRKLIDQKKDKRLAYLLQQTDEYVANLTELVRQHKAAQVAKEKKKKKKKKKAENAEGQTPAIGPDGEPLDETSQMSDLPVKVIHVESGKILTGTDAPKAGQLEAWLEMNPGYEVAPRSDSEESGSEEEEEEEEEEQPQPAQPALPVEEKKKIPDPDSDDVSEVDARHIIENAKQDVDDEYGVSQALARGLQSYYAVAHAVTERVDKQSTLMVNGVLKQYQIKGLEWLVSLYNNNLNGILADEMGLGKTIQTIALITYLMEHKRINGPFLIIVPLSTLSNWAYEFDKWAPSVVKVSYKGSPAARRAFVPQLRSGKFNVLLTTYEYIIKDKHILAKIRWKYMIVDEGHRMKNHHCKLTQVLNTHYVAPRRLLLTGTPLQNKLPELWALLNFLLPTIFKSCSTFEQWFNAPFAMTGEKVDLNEEETILIIRRLHKVLRPFLLRRLKKEVEAQLPEKVEYVIKCDMSALQRVLYRHMQAKGVLLTDGSEKDKKGKGGTKTLMNTIMQLRKICNHPYMFQHIEESFSEHLGFTGGIVQGLDLYRASGKFELLDRILPKLRATNHKVLLFCQMTSLMTIMEDYFAYRGFKYLRLDGTTKAEDRGMLLKTFNEPGSEYFIFLLSTRAGGLGLNLQSADTVIIFDSDWNPHQDLQAQDRAHRIGQQNEVRVLRLCTVNSVEEKILAAAKYKLNVDQKVIQAGMFDQKSSSHERRAFLQAILEHEEQDENRYSAGSGSGSASFPHTASTLCLNAELEEPPLKEEDEVPDDETVNQMIARHEEEFDLFMRMDLDRRREEARNPKRKPRLMEEDELPSWIIKDDAEVERLTCEEEEEKMFGRGSRHRKEVDYSDSLTEKQWLKVYMAIEEGTLEEIEEEVRQKKSSRKRKRDTDVGSATPTTSTRSRDKDDDSKKQKKRGRPPAEKLSPNPPNLTKKMKKIVDAVIKYKDSSSGRQLSEVFIQLPSRKELPEYYELIRKPVDFKKIKERIRNHKYRSLNDLEKDVMLLCQNAQTFNLEGSLIYEDSIVLQSVFTSVRQKIEKEEESEGEDSEEEEEGEEEGSESESRSVKVKIKLGRKEKAQDRLKGRRRTSRGSRAKPVVSDDDSEEEQEEDRSGSGTEED from the exons ATGTCGACTCCGGATCCTCCGCTGGGAGGAACCCCTCGGCCGGGTCCCTCTCCGGGGCCGGGTCCGTCCCCGGGGGCGATGCTGGGTCCCAGCCCCGGTCCTTCTCCCGGTTCCGCACACAGCATGATGGGACCCAGCCCCGGGCCGCCCTCGGCGGGACACCCGCTGCCGCCCCAGGGGCCGGGGGGCTACGCTCAGGACAACATGCATCAGATGCACAAG CCCATGGACTCCATGCACGAGAAGGGAATAACCGACGATCCTCGCTACGGCCAGATGAAAGGGATGGGAATGCGGCCCGGCGGGCACGCGGGAATGGGTCCTCCCCCGAGCCCGATGGATCAGCACTCGCAAG gtTACCCTTCTCCGCTCGGCGGTTCCGAACACGCCTCGAGTCCCGTTCCGGCGAACGGTCCGTCCTCCGGCCCTCAGCTATCCTCGGGTCCCGGAGGAGTCCCCTTGGACGGTACCGATCCCCAAGCTCTGGGACAACAAAACCGGGGTCCGACCCCTTTTAACCAGAACCAGTTACACCAGTTAAGAGCTCAGATCATGGCTTACAAGATGCTGGCGAGGGGCCAGCCCCTGCCCGACCACCTTCAGATGGCGGTGCAGGGAAAACGACCCATGCCCGGAATGCAGCAGCAAATGCCGACACTACCTCCGCCTTCCGTATCCGGGACAGGACCAGTGCAAGGACCAGTGCAAGGGCCTGGACCGGGACCGACACCTCCAAACTATAACAGACCTCACG GTATCGGAGGGCCTAACATGCCCCCTCCCGGACCCTCAGGAGTTCCCCCGGGAATGCCCGGGCAACCCCCCGgcggcccccccaaaccctggcCGGAAG GACCGATGGCGAACGCCGCAGCCCCCACTAGCGCACCTCAGAAACTGattcccccccagcccaccgGCCGGCCCTCGCCAGCCCCTCCGGCGGTGCCGCCCGCCGCGTCGCCCGTGATGCCGCCGCAGACGCAGTCCCCGGGTCAGCCGGCGCAGCCGGCTCCCATGGTGCAGCTCCACCAGAAACAGAACCGCATCACGCCGATCCAGAAACCCAGAGGACTCGATCCGGTGGAAATCCTGCAGGAGAGGGAGTACAG gctGCAAGCTCGAATCGCTCACAGGATCCAAGAGCTGGAAAACCTTCCCGGCTCGCTGGCCGGTGACCTGAGAACCAAAGCAACCATTGAACTGAAAGCACTAAGGCTGCTTAATTTTCAGCGACAG CTGCGTCAGGAAGTCGTGGTGTGCATGAGGCGAGACACGGCCCTGGAGACGGCCCTGAACGCCAAGGCGTACAAGCGCAGCAAGCGGCAGTCCCTGCGCGAGGCTCGCATCACCgagaagctggagaagcagcagaagatCGAGCAGGAACGGAAACGCAGGCAGAAGCACCAG GAATACCTCAACAGCATCCTCCAGCACGCTAAAGATTTCAAGGAATACCATCGCTCCGTCACGGGCAAGATTCAGAAGCTGACCAAGGCGGTGGCTACTTACCACGCCAACACGGAGCGGgagcagaagaaggaaaacGAGAGGATCGAGAAGGAGAGGATGCGCCGTCTGATG GCGGAGGATGAGGAAGGGTACCGCAAGCTGATCGATCAGAAGAAGGACAAGCGCTTGGCCTACCTGCTGCAGCAGACGGACGAGTACGTAGCCAACCTGACGGAGCTGGTGCGGCAGCACAAGGCcgcgcaggtggccaaggagaagaagaagaagaagaaaaagaag aAGGCAGAGAACGCGGAAGGGCAGACGCCGGCCATCGGGCCAGATGGTGAA CCGCTGGATGAGACGAGCCAAATGAGCGACCTCCCTGTCAAAGTGATCCACGTGGAGAGCGGCAAGATCCTCACCGGCACCGACGCGCCGAAAGCCGGGCAGCTGGAAGCCTGGCTGGAGATGAACCCCGG GTACGAAGTAGCTCCGAGATCTGACAGTGAAGAAAGCGGgtcggaggaggaggaggag gaggaggaagaggagcaacCACAACCCGCTCAGCCCGCCCTGCCcgtggaggagaagaaaaaaatccccgaCCCGGACAGCGACGACGTCTCGGAAGTGGACGCCAGACACATTATCGA GAACGCTAAGCAAGATGTCGATGACGAATACGGGGTGTCCCAAGCTCTGGCGAGGGGCTTGCAGTCGTACTACGCCGTGGCCCACGCCGTCACCGAGAGGGTGGACAAGCAATCCACGCTGATGGTCAACGGAGTCCTCAAGCAGTACCAG atcAAAGGTTTGGAGTGGCTGGTGTCCCTGTACAACAACAACCTGAACGGCATCCTGGCAGATGAGATGGGGCTGGGCAAAACCATCCAGACCATCGCTTTAATCACATACCTCATGGAGCACAAACGGATCAACGGACCCTTCCTCATCATAGTACCTCTCTC aaCTCTGTCGAATTGGGCGTATGAGTTTGACAAATGGGCTCCTTCTGTGGTGAAGGTCTCGTACAAG GGCTCTCCAGCAGCAAGACGGGCATTTGTACCTCAGCTCCGAAGCGGGAAATTCAACGTCTTGCTCACAACTTACGAGTATATCATCAAAGATAAGCACATCCTGGCTAAG ATCCGCTGGAAGTACATGATCGTGGACGAGGGTCACAGGATGAAGAACCACCACTGCAAACTCACCCAGGTCCTCAACACGCACTACGTGGCTCCTCGGCGTTTGTTGTTGACGGGAACCCCCTTGCAGAACAAACTCCcggagctgtgggctctgctcAATTTCCTCCTGCCCACCATCTTCAAGAGCTGCAGCACGTTCGAGCAGTGGTTTAACGCCCCTTTCGCCATGACGGGAGAAAAG GTGGACCTGAACGAAGAAGAAACCATCCTGATCATTCGGCGCCTGCACAAAGTGCTGCGCCCTTTCCTGCTGCGGAGGCTGAAGAAGGAAGTAGAAGCGCAGCTGCCTGAAAAG GTGGAATACGTCATCAAGTGCGACATGTCCGCTCTGCAGAGGGTCCTCTACAGGCACATGCAGGCCAAGGGCGTGCTGCTCACGGACGGCTCCGAGAAGGACAAAAAG GGCAAAGGCGGTACGAAAACCCTGATGAACACCATCATGCAGCTGCGGAAGATCTGTAACCACCCCTACATGTTCCAGCACATagag GAATCCTTTTCCGAGCACTTGGGGTTCACGGGAGGTATCGTGCAAGg gcTGGATTTGTACCGAGCCTCGGGCAAATTTGAACTCCTGGACAGAATTCTCCCCAAATTACGAGCCACCAACCATAAGGTGCTGCTCTTCTGCCAGATGACCTCCCTCATGACCATCATGGAAGATTACTTTGCTTACCGCGGATTCAAATACCTCAGGCTGGACG GAACCACTAAGGCGGAGGACCGGGGCATGTTGTTAAAGACTTTCAATGAGCCAGGCTCCGAgtacttcatttttttactgAGCACGCGGGCTGGCGGGCTGGGTCTGAACCTCCAGTCTGCCGACACTGTGATTATCTTTGACAGCGACTGGAACCCTCACCAG GACCTGCAGGCGCAAGACCGAGCTCACCGCATCGGGCAGCAGAACGAAGTGCGCGTTCTCCGGCTCTGCACCGTCAACAGCGTGGAGGAGAAGATCCTTGCCGCCGCCAAATACAAGCTGAACGTTGATCAGAAGGTTATCCAAGCCGGCATGTTTGACCAGAAATCCTCGAGCCACGAACGAAGAGCTTTCCTCCAGGCTATCTTGGAACACGAGGAGCAGGACGAG AACAGATACAGCGCGGGCAGCGGCAGTGGCAGTGCAAGCTTCCCCCACACTGCCTCGACCCTGTGCCTGAACGCTGAGTTGGAGGAACCACCTCTAAAG GAAGAAGACGAAGTTCCCGACGACGAAACGGTCAACCAGATGATTGCGCGGCACGAAGAGGAGTTTGACCTTTTCATG CGCATGGACCTGGACCGCAGGCGGGAAGAAGCGCGAAACCCCAAGCGCAAACCGCGCCTGATGGAGGAAGACGAGCTGCCGTCGTGGATCATCAAGGACGATGCCGAGGTGGAGAGGTTGACgtgtgaggaagaggaggagaagatgtTTGGGCGAGGCTCGCGGCACCGTAAGGAGGTGGATTACAGTGACTCGCTGACGGAGAAGCAGTGGCTCAAGGTATACATG GCGATCGAGGAGGGTACGCTGGAGGAGATCGAGGAGGAGGTGCGCCAGAAAAAATCCTCCCGTAAACGCAAGCGGGATACGGACGTCGGCTCCGCCAcccccaccaccagcacccGCAGCCGGGATAAGGACGACGAtagcaaaaagcagaagaaacgTGGCAGGCCGCCGGCGGAGAAACtctccccaaacccccccaacctcaccaaaaaaatgaagaagatcGTGGACGCCGTCATCAAGTACAAGGACAG cagcagtggaCGGCAGCTCAGCGAAGTTTTCATCCAGCTGCCTTCCCGCAAGGAGCTGCCGGAATACTACGAGCTCATCCGCAAGCCCGTCGACTTCAAGAAAATCAAG GAGCGAATCCGTAACCACAAGTACCGGAGCCTGAACGACCTGGAGAAGGACGTCATGCTGCTGTGCCAGAACGCGCAGACCTTCAACCTCGAGGGCTCCCTG ATCTACGAGGACTCCATCGTCCTCCAGTCCGTCTTCACCAGCGTGAGGCAGAAAAtcgagaaggaggaggagagcgaaGGCGAGgacagcgaggaggaggaggaaggcgaAGAGGAAGGCTCCGAATCCGAGT cccgctcGGTGAAGGTGAAGATCAAGCTGGGGCGGAAGGAGAAGGCGCAGGACCGGCTGAAGGGCCGTCGGCGTACCAGCCGCGGCTCCCGCGCCAAGCCCGTGGTGAGCGACGACGACAgcgaggaggagcaggaggag